The following are from one region of the Planctomycetia bacterium genome:
- a CDS encoding glycoside hydrolase family 88 protein, with translation MKPYLRGFVCIVMQLGAAAATVAGAEPNATTDSVKPTAIGVTREGNPIEAYIAEPNGYESKKIRVLLVSGLTGRNASGLLPKAGVDGELSISTVSLDRNAASDAKPGTHQFPPSGDFYQSPTQVEAQYLWRWIGMHAPDLVVEVVTGDAEEFHLPASSFPRLKTLSTHLPNLQVRPFSDEPLTCLNETSPCAVGIVPAMRVVAKTDAYWNTLKRALTESKLPPSSARIEIQKRLARTPEQVAAQLLEVYGKQLSSVQYIPALALVGRLRHELSREQKDAPVSPIVLAAVEPYLSSAKPTLAPKAGGSGTAGNLLFGELAAIIGEKRYVELVKAAADQAFDSDDKPREAMPAHSEMSDAVFMGCPILAQAGKLTGDDRYFDACLRNLRFMQKLCLRKDGLYRHSPLDESAWGRGNGFPALGLAWSLAEIPESYAGRAEMLDAFRNHMDAVLPHQDASGCWHQVIDHPESYREFTCTAMTTFALARGVRLGWLKSEKYDAAIKRGWDALRARIGTDGGLVDVCTGTGKMKSLRDYYDRTAILGRDDRGGAMALMVTTEMELYLRALGR, from the coding sequence ATGAAGCCGTATTTGCGAGGTTTCGTGTGCATTGTGATGCAACTTGGTGCGGCCGCGGCGACCGTGGCAGGCGCGGAGCCCAACGCTACGACGGACTCCGTGAAACCGACCGCGATCGGCGTAACGAGAGAAGGGAACCCGATCGAAGCTTATATCGCCGAGCCGAACGGCTACGAGAGTAAGAAGATTCGCGTTTTGCTTGTCTCGGGTCTGACCGGCAGGAACGCGTCGGGGTTGCTGCCGAAGGCCGGCGTCGACGGCGAGCTTTCGATCTCGACCGTATCGCTCGATCGCAACGCCGCGAGCGATGCGAAGCCCGGCACGCATCAGTTTCCTCCGAGCGGCGACTTCTATCAAAGCCCGACTCAAGTCGAAGCTCAGTATTTGTGGCGTTGGATCGGTATGCATGCGCCGGATTTGGTTGTCGAGGTGGTGACCGGCGATGCGGAAGAGTTCCACTTGCCCGCTTCGAGCTTCCCGCGATTAAAAACGCTTTCGACCCACTTGCCCAATCTGCAAGTGCGCCCCTTTTCGGACGAACCTCTGACATGCCTGAATGAAACCTCGCCTTGTGCCGTGGGGATCGTTCCGGCGATGCGAGTCGTCGCGAAAACGGATGCTTATTGGAATACGTTGAAGCGAGCGCTGACGGAAAGTAAGTTGCCCCCATCTTCGGCGCGCATCGAAATCCAAAAGCGACTCGCTCGCACGCCCGAGCAAGTCGCTGCGCAATTGCTCGAGGTTTACGGGAAGCAACTGAGCTCGGTGCAATATATTCCGGCGCTCGCGCTCGTCGGCCGGTTGCGACATGAGCTGAGCAGAGAACAAAAGGACGCTCCTGTATCGCCGATCGTCTTAGCCGCCGTCGAACCGTATCTGTCCAGCGCGAAGCCCACGCTCGCTCCGAAAGCCGGAGGGTCGGGCACGGCGGGCAACTTGCTGTTCGGAGAGCTTGCTGCGATCATCGGCGAGAAGCGTTACGTCGAGTTGGTGAAAGCGGCGGCCGATCAAGCATTCGACTCCGACGACAAGCCGCGCGAAGCGATGCCGGCCCATAGCGAAATGAGCGACGCGGTGTTCATGGGTTGCCCGATCTTGGCGCAGGCGGGGAAGCTGACCGGCGACGACAGATACTTCGACGCTTGCCTCCGCAATTTGCGATTCATGCAGAAGCTTTGCCTCCGCAAAGACGGTCTCTATCGACATTCGCCGCTTGATGAATCGGCATGGGGACGCGGCAACGGCTTCCCTGCGCTTGGGCTTGCGTGGTCGCTTGCGGAGATCCCGGAGTCGTACGCCGGACGAGCCGAAATGCTCGACGCCTTTCGCAATCACATGGACGCAGTGCTGCCGCACCAAGACGCGAGCGGTTGCTGGCATCAAGTGATCGACCATCCGGAAAGCTACCGCGAGTTCACTTGTACCGCGATGACGACGTTTGCGCTGGCGCGCGGCGTCCGACTCGGTTGGCTGAAGTCGGAAAAGTACGACGCTGCGATCAAGCGAGGTTGGGATGCTTTGCGAGCTCGCATCGGAACCGATGGAGGACTGGTCGACGTTTGCACCGGCACCGGCAAGATGAAAAGCCTGCGCGACTATTATGACCGGACCGCGATTCTCGGCCGGGACGATCGCGGCGGAGCGATGGCTTTGATGGTGACGACCGAGATGGAGCTCTATCTGAGAGCGCTCGGTCGCTGA
- a CDS encoding DUF3050 domain-containing protein, which translates to MPSSAARLSNLQLALDPLRRQLFAHPIYQAVDSLPRLHAFMEQHIFAVWDFMSLLKALQRKLTCIDVPWLPSDHGKASRLINEIVLGEESDADGLGGYSSHFELYTAAMTETGADVGPIRRFIALLRQGVAPRMALVEANVPDTARQFTTATLDVAEQGSLCAVAAAFTLGREDLVPEMFRRIVSGLAATPSSGLTRFSYYLDRHIEVDEGTHGPMALEMLAMLCGDDDAKWREAQATAADAIRSRIVLWDGVLAAVRSRSPVA; encoded by the coding sequence ATGCCCTCGTCCGCCGCTCGCCTTTCGAACTTGCAACTTGCTTTAGATCCGTTGCGACGGCAACTTTTCGCGCACCCGATTTACCAAGCAGTCGATTCGCTCCCTCGCTTGCACGCGTTCATGGAGCAGCACATCTTCGCGGTTTGGGACTTCATGTCGCTCTTGAAGGCCTTGCAACGCAAGCTCACGTGCATCGATGTCCCTTGGCTTCCGAGCGACCACGGCAAGGCGAGCCGGTTGATTAACGAAATCGTGCTCGGCGAAGAAAGCGATGCCGATGGGCTCGGCGGCTATTCCAGCCACTTCGAGCTCTACACGGCAGCGATGACTGAGACCGGTGCCGATGTCGGCCCTATCCGCCGCTTCATCGCGTTGCTGCGGCAAGGAGTCGCGCCGCGCATGGCCCTGGTAGAAGCGAACGTGCCCGACACTGCCAGGCAATTCACCACGGCGACGTTGGACGTAGCGGAGCAGGGTTCGCTTTGTGCAGTAGCCGCGGCGTTTACGCTCGGACGAGAAGATTTGGTCCCCGAGATGTTTCGGCGGATCGTCTCCGGCTTGGCTGCTACGCCGTCGTCCGGTTTGACGCGCTTCAGCTACTACCTCGATCGGCACATCGAAGTCGATGAAGGAACGCACGGTCCGATGGCGTTGGAAATGCTCGCAATGCTCTGCGGCGATGACGACGCCAAGTGGCGCGAGGCTCAAGCGACGGCCGCCGATGCCATTCGCTCGCGAATCGTACTCTGGGACGGCGTGCTCGCTGCCGTACGCTCGCGCAGCCCCGTCGCTTAA
- a CDS encoding redoxin family protein, translated as MLRYLLCLSFGLISSFVAAEELGAIAESKLVDIDGQSHDSAEWKNRKATVLIFLGTDCPVSNGYAPEIQRIYESGKSSGVAVLGVYSDPSVTLEDARTHGKEYGFTFPRVLDGDQRLAKQADVKRIPTAIVLDPSSKIVYRGRIDDRWSPEGKRRDVPRTRELRAAIEAVVAGREPAVREAPTFGCPLPTTRLGK; from the coding sequence ATGTTGCGTTATCTGCTCTGTCTTTCGTTCGGCCTCATATCGTCGTTCGTCGCTGCCGAAGAACTGGGCGCGATTGCCGAGTCGAAGCTGGTCGATATCGACGGGCAGAGCCACGATTCGGCCGAGTGGAAAAACCGTAAGGCGACCGTACTGATTTTTCTCGGCACCGATTGCCCGGTCTCAAACGGCTATGCTCCCGAAATCCAGCGGATCTACGAGAGCGGTAAGAGCAGCGGCGTTGCGGTGCTCGGTGTTTATTCCGATCCCAGCGTTACGCTCGAAGATGCCCGAACGCACGGCAAGGAATACGGCTTCACCTTCCCACGCGTCCTCGACGGCGATCAGCGACTGGCGAAGCAAGCCGATGTGAAACGCATTCCAACGGCGATCGTGCTCGATCCTTCAAGCAAAATCGTTTATCGAGGTCGGATCGACGATCGTTGGTCGCCCGAAGGGAAGCGGCGCGACGTGCCCCGAACGCGCGAGCTGCGCGCCGCGATCGAAGCCGTGGTCGCGGGCCGAGAGCCGGCCGTGCGCGAAGCACCGACGTTCGGTTGCCCTCTCCCTACGACCCGGCTCGGAAAATAA